In Thermococcus chitonophagus, the genomic stretch CAGAGGGTTCTAACAGCTGAATCGGCAATTTCAACTGCTTTAAGAGCCCCCTTACTCTCTGGCCCATACTCGTGTTGCATCCCATCTATTGAGGCAAAGTGAACTAACAATAGATCCGGCTTGCATTCCTCATACAGGTAGAGAGCAGAGTTCAGAACCCACACGTCCTTCTTCCAGTCCCTTCCATGTTTCCTATAAAGCTCGTCCCCGGCAAAGAAAGGTGGAAAAATTCTAACGTCGACATTGCTAAAGGGAGGCATTGTATAGCCAGAAACACTTGCCACTCTTATTCCCCTCTGCCTTAACAGGTCTTGAATTAGAGGGGCTTTTATGACCTTATGGGGATTAAAGGCAACCTCATAATCATAAAATTTAACCCTAACACCACTCAGCCTGTCATAATAGCCGTTCTCAACTACCCAGTGAATCCTGGGCTCAACGCCCGTCATTACGGTAGTGTGGACTAAATCCGTAAGGGTGGGAAATATAGATTCAACTTCAAAAAAGTAGCCTTCCTCGGCGAGCTCACTCAAGAACGGCATGTACTTAAGGTTGTACACTCCGTTCCCGTCAAGGCTTATCAGGGCAAGCTTCATGCTTCCACCTCAGCCGGTAGGTGGCTCATCACACTTCAGCCGGGAGTAGCTCATCATCGTCGGTGACCTTTTTAGCCATTGATTTCATAAACTTAACCGATGGGAGCGAGGGAGGCACTACCAAAGTACTTCGCTATCCTTGAAGGTGAAGACATCCCTAACTTCCTCTTGGCGAGAAAAGTTAAGGTTAGCTTTGACGACAATGCTGATCTTCAAGAGCTTTGGGAGGTTCATGATGAGGGCATGGACAGGCTGAGGGAGAACGATTTAAGCGAGAACCCCAGGAAAAATTTACTCGATTTAAAGGCTAAAATAGCCGATAGAATACTTGAGAGCTGTCACCTCTGTGAGATAAGGTGTGGGATAAACAGAAAAGAGAGCACTGGTTACTGCAGGGTTAAGGAGAGCTTGGTTGCGAGTGATTTCCTACACTATGGAGAGGAGCCCGAGTTAGTTCCATCATACACTGTTTTCTTCTCAGGATGCAACTTCCGTTGCGTCTTCTGTCAGAACTGGGATATAAGCCAGTTTAGGGTTGGCCTCGAAATAATCCCAGAGTACATGGCCTTAAAGATCGAGAGGGCTTATAGGTTTGGTGCAAAGAACGTGAACTTCGTGGGTGGAGAGCCCACCCCTAACCTTCCCTTCATCCTTGAGACGTTAAGGCACGTCAGGGTTCCAATTCCCGTTATTTGGAACTCAAACATGTACATGAGCGTTGAGGCGATGAAGCTCCTTGACGGGGTTGTTGATGTATATCTAGGAGACTTCAAGTACGGGAACGATGAATGTGCAAGAAAATACTCAAAGGTTCCAAGGTACTGGGAAGTAGTTACAAGGAACTTCCTTCTAGCTAAGGATCACTTTAGGGCGGAGTTCCTAATAAGGCACCTTGTAATGCCAAATCATTTAGAGTGTTGCACCAAGCCCATACTAACGTGGATTGCGGAGAACCTTGGCAGAGATGTCAGGGTAAACGTTATGTTCCAGTATAGGCCAGAGTACAGAGCCCAAGAATATAGGGAGATTGCAAGGATGCTGACACTTGAAGAGATGGAAGAGGCCGAGAGGATAGTAAGAGAAGTAGGACTGAAAAATGCACTTGTCGGATAGTCTCTTTCGAACGGTGATAGGGATGCTAATTAATGAAACCAAAGAACTCGTATGGGGAGGCGAGGTTAAATTTGCGGACACTTTCATTAAAAGGTTCCTGGGGCTAATGTTTCGAAAGCCAAGATACGCTCTCATATTCGTACTACCCACGGAAACCAGAATTAACGCCTCAATTCATGGCTTTTTCATGAGAGAAGCTATAGATGTTATCTTCCTGGATTCAAAGAGGAAAGTAGTTGATTTTACTATATTAAGGCCTTGGCGCTTGTACACCCCTAAAAGGCCCGCGAAATACATCATTGAAGGGCCAAAGGGTATGCTCCAAACCCTTAGAGTTGAAGTTGGCGATGTAATTAAATGGTAACATAATTAAATAATCGAACAAAAATGCCATTATGTACAATTTTCCAAACCTCCTAGGTTTTAAGAAAGAACCAAATCATTTAAAAGTCCGAGCTGAGATTGAGGAGCGATGGGAGAGATAAGGTGGGCTACCAAGGAGTACACTGATGAAGAGATATATTCAATCCTCGATCCCGTGGTTAGAGAGTGGTTTAGGAGGAAGTTTAAATCGTTCACCCCACCCCAGAGGTATGCTATAGTTGAGATACATAAAGGAGAGAACGTTCTAATTTCATCGCCCACCGGTTCAGGTAAAACACTCTCTGCATTTCTGGCTATAATAAGCGAGCTTATATCCTTGGGAAGAAAGGGAGAGCTCGAGGACAAGATATACTGCGTGTATGTTTCTCCCCTAAGAGCTCTAAACAACGACATAAGGAGGAATCTTGAGGAGCCTCTAGCTGAGATCAAGAAAATGGCCCAAGAGCTTGGAGAAGAGATACCGGAGATTAAGGTGGCTGTGAGAACTAGCGACACTACAAGCTACGAGAAGAGCAAGATGGTCAAAAAGCCCCCACACATACTCATTACTACCCCCGAAAGCTTGGCTATAGCGTTGAATGCTCCGAAGTTCAGAGAAAGGCTCAAAGATACGAGGTGGGTTATAGTTGACGAAGTTCATGCTTTGGCGGAGAACAAGAGGGGTTCCCACTTAGCCCTAACACTAGAAAGGCTTAGGGAGCTAACAGGAGAGGATTTCGTGAGGATAGGCCTGAGCGCCACCATACATCCCTTAGAGGAAGTCGGGAAGTTTGTGTTCGGCTTTGAAAATGGGAAGCCGAGGCCGGGATTGATTGTAGACGTCAGCTTCGCAAAGAGAACAAAGATAACTGTGGAGAGCGTGGTTGAGGATCTCGTATACACTCCAGCAGATGTACTTAGCCAGGCCCTCTACAGAAGGATAGGGGAGCTCGTCAAGAACAGGAAAACTACCTTAATTTTTACGAACACGAGGAGCGGAACCGAGAGGGTTGTTTACCATTTAAAGAAGATGTTTCCCGAATGGGCAGATAAAATAGAGGCTCATCATTCCTCCCTATCTAGAGAGGTTAGACTAGAGGTCGAGGAAAGGTTAAAGCGGGGAGAACTTAAAATTATCGTAAGCTCAACGAGCCTCGAGCTCGGGATTGACATAGGGAGCATTGACCTCGTAATCCTAATTGGGTCTCCCAAGAGCGTTAACAGAGCCCTCCAGAGGATAGGAAGGGCTGGGCATAGACTTCACGAGGTAAGTGAGGGGGTTATCTTAGCGCTCGACAGGGACGACTTAGTTGAGGTCACTGTTTTGGCTCATAACGCAAGGAACAGGAAACTTGACAGAATTAGGATACCAAAGAACCCCTTAGATGTTTTAGTTCAGCATGTCCTGGGGATGGCCCTAGAGAGAGTTTGGGATGTTAACGAGGCTTATAACGTGGTGAGAAGGGCATATCCTTTCAAAGATTTACCTTTTGAGGACTTCATGAACGTTCTTAAGTATTTAGCTGGAGAGTACGCCGGCTTAGAGGAGAAGAAGGTCTACGCAAAGATATGGCTTGAGGATAGGAAGTTCGGAAAGAGAGGAAAGATGACGAGGGCAATTTACTACATGAACACAGGGACAATTCCTGACGAAGCGAAAATAGACGTCTTCACGGTAGATAAGAGGTACATAGGAACCGTCGAGGAAGAGTTTGCGGAGCACCTGATGCCAGGAGACATCTTCGTCTTAGCAGGAAGAACATACGAGTTCGTTAAGAGCAGGGGTAACAGGATATACGTCATATCTAGGGAAGGTGCGAAACCAACGATACCCTCATGGTTCTCGGAAATGCTACCTCTAAGTTTTGATCTAGCCTTGGATATACAGCAGTTTAGGAGGGAGGTAAAGTCCTTACTGGGCAATAAGAGAGCAAGATCATTCCTCATGAAGAAATATGGTATCGACAAGATCACGGCAAAGGCAATACTCTCCTACTTCAGGGAGCAGGCCAAGTACTCAATAATCCCGGACGATGAAACAGTTTTGGTAGAGGTAGTTAGGGATGAAAGAGTGGTCAAGTACTTCTTCCACACCCTCATCGGTAGGAGGGCAAATGATGCCCTAAGCAGGGCCTTTGCCTACATCATAAGCCGGAAGAAAAAGTGTAATGTCGGAGTTGCGATAACGGATAACGGCTTCATGCTCAAAGTTCCCGAGGATAAAGCCCTAACCCAGGGAGAACTTGTCGAATTATTTAAGCTGGAGAACCTTAGGGAAACCCTAAAGAGAGCCTTGGACAATACAGAACTGTTAAAGAGGAGATTTAGGCACGTAGCGAACAGAGGATTACTAGTTCTAAGGAGGTACATGGGAAGGGAGAGGAGCCTAAGTAGACAACAAATGAACGCCCAAACCCTTCTAAACTTCCTCAAGAAGAATTATCCAGACTTTCCGCTGCTTAAAGAGGTGTACAGAGAAATAATGGAGGATAAGATGGACGTTGAGAGTGCCGAACTGTTCTTGAGCTGGATAAAGGAGGGCAAGATAAAGGTCATCGTTAAGGAGCACGAGTATCCAAGCCCATTCGCGTTCAACTTAGAGGTAGTTGGGGCTAGTGATGTGGTTTTAATGGAAGACAGGAGAGAATTAATTAGACAACTGCACCAGAAGATAATGGCAATAATTAGTAGCAAGAGCACTGGGGGCTAAAGGGGAGAGGCCAAAAACAATGCCAAAGAGAGAATACACAGAAGAATCTCTGTAATTATTAGGGCTGTTCTATTTCCACCAAGGTTGTGCAACTCTCCAATGGAATCGACAATTCCATGGAGTACAATGAGAATTATAAGCCACGTTATCCCACCATATGTCAGTATGACAGAAGTAACAATATGGAAGAGTGTTGCAAAGTATCTCTCCCATATGCCGAGCCATGGAGTTTTCTCCACTAAACTTTTCATATGTTCTGGGAGATCCTCTTTGTAGAGAACCATTGGAGCTGCATATAGGGCTTCAAACAATCCTATACCGAGACCAAATGCTACCGCTACACTAATGTCTTTCCCATTGAGAAGGACATACTTTACAAGTTCCTGGGAAAATCCTGCTGAAAGGCCCAGCCCTACAGCTACAGGCCCTGTACTTAGCCCGAGTTTATCCCTAAGGAATATGACGGAGAATTGAAGCGGAAATTGAATTACAAGGGCAATTATCATGCCTAGAATTCCGAAGAGGAAGGATTTCAGTGAGGGTGTATATCCAAGAAGGTACATGCTGACAGCGGCTAACAGGTATCCTACAATAACAGAGGCTATCCCCACGACTTTGTCCTTCTCCATTTAATCACCAACACTAGAATTACAATTCACATATAAAATTTAGGGTGTCCCCTCCCCGACCGCCCCCCGGTCACCTTTCGCGGGGGTGTGAGAGGGGAGGGGCATTGAAAGGTATCACAGGGGAACTTAAATCTTTAACCCAACAACCTCTCATGCTCCCTCCTTATGCATCTGTGAGCAACGGCAATTAGACCAGCTTCCTTGGCCCTTTTGAAAGCTTCCCTATTGTACGTGTTGAACTGGAACCACACTACTTTTGCCCCTTTCTTTATCGCCTGTTCCACATACTCCATTGTAAGCTCTGGCCTTATGAACAGGTCTACTATTTCAACTTTATCGGGGATATCAAGAACTGAAGGGTAGCATTTCCTACCTAAAACTTCCTCGTACTTCGGATTAACGGGATAAACCTCATAACCATGCTCGAGCAGGTACCTCATGACTTCATTGGCGTCCCTTTCAGGTTTTGGTGAGGCTCCGACAAGCGCTATCTTCTTGTACTTCGTAAGTATCTCTCGGATGTCATCGTCGCTTAACCTGTCAACAGGCATTATCCTAACCATGATATCACCATGAATTAGTTCGTTAAGAAAGTTTAAGAGGCTTTAACGTATCCAACTAAAAGGTATTGCACTAGCTTAGAAAGATCCATCATGACGAGGAATATCAAGAGAAGAACGGCAGTAGCAGTCCAGAATGATGAACTCTTTATGAAGCTTAATAGAGAATAGAGGAGAAAAGCCGTTATTAGGGCTAGAATTAAATGAAATGCTTCTTCGCTCTTTTTGCCTTGGATTAACTTCCATAACCCTTTCGCATCCTTGACCCAGTATACTTCTCCCACGTATCTGCAGTCTTCTGAGAGTATTACTTTGCCTTCGCACTTAATGAGGCAAAATTCCCTCCTAAACTCCATGAAAGGTTCAATCCTGAGTTCAATCTCATATTCCGAGTTCCCCAGGATAACGTAAGATCCCCTAACTATCTCTTTGCATGGCTCATTTATTGCCAGAACTTTTACCAGGTACTTCCCCCTAAATAGCATAAGAGCCACCCTTAACTGGAAATCCTGCTTGCAGGGTTCCTGGGATTGGAGTCAGTATTGACTTCTCGAGCTTGACTTCTACATTTTCATGGTTTAATCTTGGCAGGACTTCTTTATAGAACGCTCTCATCCACTCCCCATCTCTCCTTACTATGATGTGAAATCCTCCCTTGGTTTCGCTTATCCATCTAGCAGGAATTGAGTAATTATTTAATTGTTCAATTATATAGTCAACCAATTGCGTGTTTTTAGAGTCTACATCGATTATGAAGTAGGGTTTCCTCCCAGGGGACTTTTGAAGGTTCGATAGGAACACTCTATTAAACTTCTTCAACTTACCAACGTTCTCTTGAAACGCAAGCAGGTTTATGAAATCCTGTAACGTCTTAACTAC encodes the following:
- a CDS encoding CoA-binding protein, which translates into the protein MVRIMPVDRLSDDDIREILTKYKKIALVGASPKPERDANEVMRYLLEHGYEVYPVNPKYEEVLGRKCYPSVLDIPDKVEIVDLFIRPELTMEYVEQAIKKGAKVVWFQFNTYNREAFKRAKEAGLIAVAHRCIRREHERLLG
- a CDS encoding alkaline phosphatase family protein, which produces MKLALISLDGNGVYNLKYMPFLSELAEEGYFFEVESIFPTLTDLVHTTVMTGVEPRIHWVVENGYYDRLSGVRVKFYDYEVAFNPHKVIKAPLIQDLLRQRGIRVASVSGYTMPPFSNVDVRIFPPFFAGDELYRKHGRDWKKDVWVLNSALYLYEECKPDLLLVHFASIDGMQHEYGPESKGALKAVEIADSAVRTLWERLKDEYAFIIFADHGQEEVHTWVNLKEYLRNNGIEVLRVSSGGGVHVYLKNPEEREEAYQLLRRAPGVKAVFFREDLPYLDVPVSGDLIVSAKSGYWFCHHRECRGVKGISYWVKGMHGSLNERVKKVPLIIWGLDVKREETSLYDIAPTILEFFGVQKRGEMKGEPLI
- a CDS encoding ATP-dependent helicase; amino-acid sequence: MGEIRWATKEYTDEEIYSILDPVVREWFRRKFKSFTPPQRYAIVEIHKGENVLISSPTGSGKTLSAFLAIISELISLGRKGELEDKIYCVYVSPLRALNNDIRRNLEEPLAEIKKMAQELGEEIPEIKVAVRTSDTTSYEKSKMVKKPPHILITTPESLAIALNAPKFRERLKDTRWVIVDEVHALAENKRGSHLALTLERLRELTGEDFVRIGLSATIHPLEEVGKFVFGFENGKPRPGLIVDVSFAKRTKITVESVVEDLVYTPADVLSQALYRRIGELVKNRKTTLIFTNTRSGTERVVYHLKKMFPEWADKIEAHHSSLSREVRLEVEERLKRGELKIIVSSTSLELGIDIGSIDLVILIGSPKSVNRALQRIGRAGHRLHEVSEGVILALDRDDLVEVTVLAHNARNRKLDRIRIPKNPLDVLVQHVLGMALERVWDVNEAYNVVRRAYPFKDLPFEDFMNVLKYLAGEYAGLEEKKVYAKIWLEDRKFGKRGKMTRAIYYMNTGTIPDEAKIDVFTVDKRYIGTVEEEFAEHLMPGDIFVLAGRTYEFVKSRGNRIYVISREGAKPTIPSWFSEMLPLSFDLALDIQQFRREVKSLLGNKRARSFLMKKYGIDKITAKAILSYFREQAKYSIIPDDETVLVEVVRDERVVKYFFHTLIGRRANDALSRAFAYIISRKKKCNVGVAITDNGFMLKVPEDKALTQGELVELFKLENLRETLKRALDNTELLKRRFRHVANRGLLVLRRYMGRERSLSRQQMNAQTLLNFLKKNYPDFPLLKEVYREIMEDKMDVESAELFLSWIKEGKIKVIVKEHEYPSPFAFNLEVVGASDVVLMEDRRELIRQLHQKIMAIISSKSTGG
- a CDS encoding DUF192 domain-containing protein is translated as MLINETKELVWGGEVKFADTFIKRFLGLMFRKPRYALIFVLPTETRINASIHGFFMREAIDVIFLDSKRKVVDFTILRPWRLYTPKRPAKYIIEGPKGMLQTLRVEVGDVIKW
- a CDS encoding radical SAM protein; translation: MGAREALPKYFAILEGEDIPNFLLARKVKVSFDDNADLQELWEVHDEGMDRLRENDLSENPRKNLLDLKAKIADRILESCHLCEIRCGINRKESTGYCRVKESLVASDFLHYGEEPELVPSYTVFFSGCNFRCVFCQNWDISQFRVGLEIIPEYMALKIERAYRFGAKNVNFVGGEPTPNLPFILETLRHVRVPIPVIWNSNMYMSVEAMKLLDGVVDVYLGDFKYGNDECARKYSKVPRYWEVVTRNFLLAKDHFRAEFLIRHLVMPNHLECCTKPILTWIAENLGRDVRVNVMFQYRPEYRAQEYREIARMLTLEEMEEAERIVREVGLKNALVG